The following are from one region of the Oscarella lobularis chromosome 3, ooOscLobu1.1, whole genome shotgun sequence genome:
- the LOC136185510 gene encoding sperm microtubule inner protein 11-like, with protein sequence MAFFNLTQLGGQDPIKDAVQPIQSDSQQNEKTQTEQSHKGSHEKYTTQLQKHQRNEKGPNELYKSPVATSMNYGWWMKDEEERNKSWTHVPRKAHVNSEMTKFVDEMALTNRDFSLF encoded by the exons ATGGCCTTTTTCAACCTAACACAACTCGGCGGGCAAGATCCGATCAAAGACGCAGTCCAACCGATTCAAAGTGACTCGCAGCAGAACGAGAAGACTCAGACGGAACAGAGCCACAAAGGATCGCACGAAAAATACACGACACAGCTCCAAAAGCAtcagcgaaacgaaaaag GGCCCAATGAGCTCTACAAGAGCCCCGTGGCAACGTCAATGAATTACGGTTGGTGGatgaaagacgaagaggagagaaacAAGAGCTGGACTCACGTGCCGAGAAAGGCTCACGTGAACAGCGAAATGACAAA ATTTGTCGACGAAATGGCACTCACAAACAGGGACTTTTcactcttttaa